The nucleotide sequence TTCTCTAACAATTGAATGAAAAGTCATTTACCACTTGCTACTAAATAACAAGTCTGATCACATTCTGAACATTTGGACCTGAGAGGGAAACTTGCTTAAACTAAATACATCATTCTCACAGGCAATTTTAAAATGGAGCTAAAATTAATGGCTCAATCCACACCACAGACGATGGAGATGGTAGAAATTAAACCAAACTAAATTCTGGTTGGTTTAGGAGATGTTGTAGATTGAACCTATTGGGCGATAAACATGATCTGGGACCTGACTTGGAACAAGTCCATGAGGCATATACCATACAATTTAATCACAACATTTTGGATTTTTAGATCTTTTTGTTTTGTTTGCTAGGTAGCAGATGCTTGCCACAAGACCCATCTCCAGCAAATTGTAAATGCAGCCTTTCCCTCACTTAACAGTTTCGTCAAGCCATGTCCAATGCCTCAACCATTTGTAAAAGCAGCCAATATGGCCTCAAATCTTTATGTGACATGCTAATTAAAAGCTAAAGTGCAATAGTCATCATGCCCCAGGAAATTAAGAAAAAAGACACAATAATTAAATAAGACAAACAATTATTTCAAAGACCGATTTCATTACAATAATCTAATAAGATAAAGCATGTCTTACAAtaactaaaattaaaaaatataataaatacaaatagCAAACCACTAAAAAacgtaaaataaaaattaaaaaatatatattttatgataaaactaaATATAACTATTATATGTTTGTTAGAAAAGATATAATAGTCATatagaataaaaatattattatagtaaaaaattatcatatataatATACGACAGATTCAAAATTTATCAACTTGTGGTTTTAAAGACAACAATAGGTCTCACCATGACACTAATTCTCTAATTACCATGCACACAAAGTGTAAGataatacaaaataaaataaagaataagATTTTAAATTAATTTCAAATCTTATAAAATCTTCATTGAGATAGCATTCCTTTTTCCTTAACAAATTAAGAACTATTATCTAACCTGCTCTTTTCTCTCTATATAGATGGTAGACGAAAGAAATTGCAACAATGATGATAGATAACAAATATTGTGGttgcaataaaaagaaaataataatgatatcTTCTATTACATAGTCATACCCAAATATGTGTGTCTTTCCTCTATTTCGGCTTTTCTTTCTTCTACTTCGCCGTCTTCCGTACTCTCTACTTTCTTCTAAGACTGACAGATCAACTAATATTGGCTAAAATAAGCAAACTCAGGTTGTTTTTGATTGATTCTGTCCATTACCACTAATATCCACTTATACAGCCAGCAAACAGCCAAACCAATGGATGTCACAAATAGGGATCAATCATAACATGTTGGAGTTAAGACTATAATGCAAAACATGCTCCCCATTCTGCCCTTCCCTGTACTGCTTATTTCTCCAAAGGGCTATTAAAACAAAGCAATTCACCATTGGAACAACTTCTACTCTGTACTCAATCTAACATTTACCTGAAACAAGGTTTGAGTTTCTACAGATGCTGATCCATATTAGCAAAACAGATTGGGATCAACCAGTCACAATGTGAAGATCTCTCCAAGTTTTGGTACTGTTCCAGATCAATAGTTTTGGGATGAAACCTCCAGAAAAGATTTTGAACATCTTTTTGAATGAACACTCACATCAGGCAAAACCACCGGAAGTTGAACCAAAATTGGTGAACCAATGAGACTTTGAAAATTAACAAAAGTACATTTATAGCTACAAACAAATGGTCATAAAGAGGACATAATAATCTGGTTTATTTATCAAGATAACTAAATGTAACCAACCATACATGTTTCACTTTATGGCCCATTTGATTTTCTCTGTTTGGGTTACACTTTTCTGTTTTCGCTGAGAAACTTTGTATCATGTGAATCAACATTGGCCAAACAAATGGTACCAACAAAAGCAAAATCCTTAGGTATCAAGGAAAAAAAGCTACAATATCATGTATAACATCAAACACAAAATACAGAGGATACAATTGCACAATGTAATTTGTTATACCTTTTGAAGTTTCTTCATGATAGAAGCCTCATAGTCTTGAAAACCAGCACCAATAATATTGCTGAGTTTTGGGTTAACGGGTTCAGCAGATTTTGTGGGAAAAGAACTTGATATATCAGAAGCAACAGCTTGAACTGGAAGAACAAGTAAAGGATTTGAAAGACTGCCACACATACTGTGTGTAGCAGCCACCTATAATAATACAAAAAACAATTAGCATAAcatcatggcataatacaagaacAATTTGGCATACTACAATGACAATGTTAACTTTGGACAATCTAATGATATAGAACAGCCAAGGAGATGAAACGTAGAACGTGGAACTTTAATAgtgatgaaaatgaaaaaaaaaatgcatgagTGACATAAAATTTGATGTGAGACCCTCATCCTCCATCTGTTGTCATGACGCATCAAAAGGAACGAGACGACATCAAACAGAATCCACATATTTAGGTAGATCAAAAGGAGtactgagaagaaaaaaaagattgtcACTTGTCAACCCACTTAATTACAACATTTAGCAGACCAACAAGAATAGTAGCTATTGTAAAGTGCATCGTCAGGACTCTACATACTGTGGGATTGCACCTACAAATACATACTGATGCAAATATTTTAATTGTCTTCAACATTTGGAATAGAAGTCTCAAGGCAAAATAATTTATACAGTTGTAAAGAATTGAATACATCACTTTAAGATAACTAGAAGGGTATTAAACCTAAAATTATCCGATCCCTTATGTAGAATACTGTATATCAACATCACCATAGTCATTTTTTTGGTAATTATCTTATCTGCTTCATTACTTTTCTTAATAATATCATTAAGAGAAAGATTGTAATGCAATTTTCAAGCACGTCTGGATACGAAAAAAAACTCACCGCAGCCTCTTTAGAAGACATGACAACAATGGCAGAACCTCTCTTTTTTGATGCCTTTGACCTAATCACAACATCTTCAACCCCTCCAAACTTCTCAAACAGCTCCCGGAGCTTGATGGCAGTATAATCTCCCGAGTTCCTCTCCCAAGAGACCTTCAGCATTCTTTCCTTATCCAATGCAACTCCCCCATTTTCCTCTTTCTTTACTTGCTCAGATGACTAACGAATCATATGCAAAAGAAGTCATAAGCACGATAATTTTATGCATAAAAACTAGCTTTCTGCGATTCAACATACAGAAATAAATAATTTAGACAATTTCACAATTTCAATCCATAAATTTTCGTCTTACAACTCAAAAAATGGTAGATGATGAGGAACAAAAAGTCAAATTCACTACACGATGTACTCTAATCTTTAACTCTACCAAAGCACTAAGTTCTTTGAGAAGATGACTACTATCATATATCTAAGACCTGACTCACGACCAGAGCTGAAAAAAATACTAATTTCCTCCAACGGACAATTATCGGCATCTAAAGCATATTCAAATCATCCTCAAAGCAAGGATACCTAGAAAAAATAAACATGTAAATCAAGAATGCCTAGTGTTATATACTTGTCCTACAAAATCGAAGCAATTCTAAATTGAATGCATATTGATGTCAAACCATGCAATCGATAGGAAAACCAGCAATGTCAAATATTACTTTGGAAGTAGAAGTGGGGGCAGCGGCAGGTTTCTTGGCCTTCCTCGCCTGAAACTCGGCGAGCTCCTCCTGCAACCGAGCCGCCACATCCTTCTCCCGACGCTCGGCCTGCTTGACGGGATCCGCTGCTTCGGCCACCTCCGCTGCCCGCTCGCGCTCCTCCAAGTCGGTGGCGAGCTTTCTCCGCTTGGCATCGAGAAAGGAATCGCGGACGAGACGCTCGCGACGGGCGCGGAGGCGAGCGTCGAAgacgcagcgggaggcctcgtccTTGAGGACCTCGAACGAGGTCTTGAGCTGTTGGAAGTCCGAGGTGGCGTTGGGATCATTCGGCCGCTTGTCCGGGTGGCGGATTCTGGACTGGTTCCGGTAGGCCTTCTCGATCTCCTTTAGGGTTAACTTCGCGCCCTCCTCGCCGGAGGGGAGTCCAAGGACGGCGTAGTGGTCGACGTTCTCGTCTTCCTCCGCCGCCGTACTCCGGCCACCTGCCATCCAGAGGAATCCTGCGAAGGCAGCGGCCGATTGATCGAGAACCGCCTCACGGAGCAGACGGCACGGCGAATAGATTTTGGGAAGGGGTGGAGGGGGCTACACGAGGCAGTCGCGGTGGGTGTCAGACTATGTGTAGGAACCGAATTGGGTCGTCGCTCAGTCAAATTGACCCGAATCCAAAGTCTGATCCAATTCTGAGTAGAACCTGTCGAGATTTGATCGACCGCAGACACGTGACCACTACTGTGGCACGTGATATCCATTGACCCAAATAAATAGTTTCATTTGATGCAGCGtataatcttaatttttaaatGATATGATCAATTTTAATTGTAAATTCGATGCGGCCAAATTGATCCGAC is from Musa acuminata AAA Group cultivar baxijiao chromosome BXJ3-8, Cavendish_Baxijiao_AAA, whole genome shotgun sequence and encodes:
- the LOC135646138 gene encoding uncharacterized protein LOC135646138, whose protein sequence is MAGGRSTAAEEDENVDHYAVLGLPSGEEGAKLTLKEIEKAYRNQSRIRHPDKRPNDPNATSDFQQLKTSFEVLKDEASRCVFDARLRARRERLVRDSFLDAKRRKLATDLEERERAAEVAEAADPVKQAERREKDVAARLQEELAEFQARKAKKPAAAPTSTSKSSEQVKKEENGGVALDKERMLKVSWERNSGDYTAIKLRELFEKFGGVEDVVIRSKASKKRGSAIVVMSSKEAAVAATHSMCGSLSNPLLVLPVQAVASDISSSFPTKSAEPVNPKLSNIIGAGFQDYEASIMKKLQKANDLKKNTQ